The Streptomyces sp. WZ-12 genome segment AGGAGGAGTCCGGTGGCGGCTCCGTAGGCGGCGGCGAGGGCGATCAGGGTGACGGACACGGGTCGACCCTAGGGTGCGGCGGTTGATACAACGGCGGGCATGGGGAGTTGGGTGGACGGGCGAGGCGTTCTGGCGGTCGCGGACGTCGAGGTTCCGGTGGAGGTCGCGGCGTCGTACCGGGCGCGGACGCGGGGGCTGTTGGGCCGGGACGGGATCGTGGGGGCGTTGTTGCTGACGCCGGCGAGCGGGGTGCACACGTTCGGGATGCGGTTCGCGATCGATGTGGCGTATCTGGACCGGGAGTTGGTGGTGGTGGACGTGTGCACCCTGCGGCCGGGGCGGTTGGGGCGTCCGCGGTGGCGGGCCCGGCACGTGGTGGAGGCGGAGGCCGGGGCGTTGGCGCGGTGGGGGGTTAGGCGGGGGGTGCGGGTCCGGGTGCGGGAGCAGGGGCGGGACGGGGCGGGGGATACCAACGCGGGTGGGTGAGTGGAGGGTTGGCGGGTGGGCGGACGGCTCTCACGCGTCGACCGGGGTGCTGGTGGGGGTCGGGGCGTGGGGTGCGGAGGTGGGCGGGGTGTCGCGGGTGGGGCGTTGGAGGGTTGCGGCGTAGGCGGTGGCCAGAAGGGCAAGGAGGCCGGTGGCGGCGCCCACCCAGGCCACGGAGCGGAGGCCGAGGCCGGCGTTGATGGTGAGGCCGCCGAGCATGGGGGTGAGGGTGATGCCGACGTTGAAGGCCGAGGTGTTGACGGCGGGGACGAGGGTGGGGGCGTCGGGGGCGAGGCGGAAGACCCGGGACTGGAGGACCGGGTTGGTGACGTAGGCGGTGAAGCCGAGGACGGCGACCAGGGCGAGGGCGGCGGGGAGTTGGGCGGCGGTGAGGGCCAGGGCGGCGGAGGCGAGGGTGAGGACGGCGGTGCCGAGGGCGAGGGTGCGCAGGGGTGCGGTGTCGGCGTAGCGGCCGCCGACGGTGACGCCGACGAGGCCGCCGACGCCGTAGAGGGAGAGGACGACCGGGACCCAGGCGGCGGGCAGTCCGGTGACCTCGGTGAGGAGCGGGGCGAGGTAGCTGAAGGTGACCACGCCGGCGCCGAAGGTCAGTGCGGTGATGAGGAAGGAGAGCCAGAGCCGGGGGCGGGCCAGGCCGGTCAACTCGCCGCGGATGGAGAGCATTTGGGTGGCGGCGCGGGCGGTGCGGGCGGCGGGGAGGGCGGCGAGGAGGGAGAGCGCGCTGAGCACGGTGAGGCCGGCGACCGCCCAGAACGCGGCGCGCCAGCCGGCGTGTTGGCTGAGGACCGTGCCGGCGGGCACGCCGACGACGGTGGCGAGGGTGAGTCCGGTGCCGACGACGGAGAGCGCCCGCCCCTTCGCCTCGGGCGGGGCGAGGGCGACGGCGGTGGCGGCGGCCACGGCCCAGAAGCCGGCGTAGGCGACGGCGCTGACGATGCGGGTGGCGAACAGGACGCCGTAGCCGGGGGCGAGGGCACCGACCACATGGCCGGCGACGAAGGCCAGTTGGAAGGCGATGAGGGCGGTGCGGCGCGGGACGCGGAGGGTGGCGACGGCAAGCGCGGGGGCGCCGAGGACCATGCCGAGGGCGAACGCGGAGACCAGGAGGCCGGCGTCGGGGAGGGAGACACCGAGGTCGGTGGCGATGTTGGGGAGCAGGCCGGAGAGCATGAACTCGGAGGTGCCCTGGGCGAAGATCGCCAGGCCGAGCAGGTGGACGGCGAGGGGCATGGGTTCCTGGGTTTCCTTGAGGGGTGCCTGGCGACACCTGCGGCCGCCCGGGGCTACCGACGGGCGCCCGTGGCGTGGCCCGCGGGGCCGTGTCGTGGCAGATTTTGGATAGATCAGTTCAAAACGGAGGCGCGAGGCGACCGCGCCGCCAACCATGGCCCGGCAGCGCGGAGTTGGGGCGTCGGCCCGGCACCTAGAACGCCGTGAGGGTGGCGTCGGCGACGCGTTCCAGGGCGGGGCGGTCGACGCCGGCGCGGGCCGAGACGCGGAGGCCGCCGACGGCGGCGATCAGGAGGTGGGCGAGGGTGCGGGCGTCCTTGTCGGGGGCGATGTCGCCGTCGCGCTGGCCGGATTCGATCACCGCGCGGATCGCCTCCAGGCGGACGCCGTAGTCCCGTTCGAGGGCGGTGGCCACCGAGGGGTCGTGGGCGGAGATCTCCACGGCGGCGTTGACGACGAGGCAGCCACGGCCGTCGGGGTGGTGGGTGAACTCCTCGTC includes the following:
- a CDS encoding Cmx/CmrA family chloramphenicol efflux MFS transporter, whose protein sequence is MPLAVHLLGLAIFAQGTSEFMLSGLLPNIATDLGVSLPDAGLLVSAFALGMVLGAPALAVATLRVPRRTALIAFQLAFVAGHVVGALAPGYGVLFATRIVSAVAYAGFWAVAAATAVALAPPEAKGRALSVVGTGLTLATVVGVPAGTVLSQHAGWRAAFWAVAGLTVLSALSLLAALPAARTARAATQMLSIRGELTGLARPRLWLSFLITALTFGAGVVTFSYLAPLLTEVTGLPAAWVPVVLSLYGVGGLVGVTVGGRYADTAPLRTLALGTAVLTLASAALALTAAQLPAALALVAVLGFTAYVTNPVLQSRVFRLAPDAPTLVPAVNTSAFNVGITLTPMLGGLTINAGLGLRSVAWVGAATGLLALLATAYAATLQRPTRDTPPTSAPHAPTPTSTPVDA
- a CDS encoding DUF192 domain-containing protein encodes the protein MGSWVDGRGVLAVADVEVPVEVAASYRARTRGLLGRDGIVGALLLTPASGVHTFGMRFAIDVAYLDRELVVVDVCTLRPGRLGRPRWRARHVVEAEAGALARWGVRRGVRVRVREQGRDGAGDTNAGG
- a CDS encoding TetR/AcrR family transcriptional regulator; its protein translation is MARPRKFDEGRAVDAAMEAFWAAGYEATSTQDLCEATGLGRSSIYNTFKSKHDLFERALSRYMERKNAELAELLDDGARTARQRLRALLQRIIDEEFTHHPDGRGCLVVNAAVEISAHDPSVATALERDYGVRLEAIRAVIESGQRDGDIAPDKDARTLAHLLIAAVGGLRVSARAGVDRPALERVADATLTAF